The window AGAATCGGCTTTTGAATGTCCTCCCGAGGGTCCCGGCCGGGCTTTTGCAGTTCATCGGCGATGTCCTCTAACGTGGGAAGGCCGATTTCCAGCTCCGCCGCAAGAGATTTTTTATCCTTGGTTTTTAGCCGCTCTTTGATGTCGGTAAAGGCTTTCATCTCCCCTTTTTTCCAGTCGTAGTCCAAGGCGTCCAACAGCCCTTCTGCGGCTTTGTAGGACTCCGGGTGGACCGATGTGCGGTCCAGGGGATTTTTTCCGTTATAGATTCGAAGGAATCCGGCGGATTGAACAAAGGCCTGGGGGCCCAGTCTGGCCACTTTCTTGAGCTGTTTCCGGTCGGTAAACCGTCCGTTTTCCTCCCGGTACAGGGCGATGTTTTTCGCCACGGCTTTGGAGATCCCGGAGATGTACTCCAACAGCGACGCTGAAGCCGTATTTAAATCCACCCCCACGGCGTTTACCGCATCCTCCACCACCCCTTTCAGGGCTTCATCCAAACGCTTTTGATTCACATCATGCTGATACTGGCCCACACCGATATGCTTCGGATCGATTTTCACCAGCTCCGCTAGGGGGTCCTGGATTCTTCTGGCAATGGAAATGGCTCCACGGATGGATACATCAATATCCGGATACTCCTGCTGGGCGATTTTCGACGCAGAGTACACCGAGGCCCCGGCTTCATTGACGATCATATAATAGACCTTTTCCTCCATTTCACTGATCATATCCGCCACAATCTGTTCCGATTCCCTTGAGGCGGTGCCGTTTCCGATGGCGATGATCTCGATGTTGTGCTTTTTGATCATCTCTTTCATGGTCTTTTTCGCCGCATCCACTTTGTTTTGGGGTGCGGTGGGGTAAAGGGTTTGATACTCCAAGAGTTTACCCGTATCGTCCACCACGGCCACCTTGCATCCTGTACGGAAAGCGGGGTCGTACCCCATCACCACTTTTCCGGAAATCGGCGGCTGAAGTAGCAGGGCTTTCAGGTTCTCCCCAAAGACTTTAATCGCTTTTTCTTCCGCGGTCTCCGTCAGATCGCTTCGGATTTCCCGCTCAATGGAGGGTTCGATCAGTCGTTTGTAGCTGTCTTCAATAGCGGCTTTCAGTAAATCGTAACCGACGGATTCGGAATTTTTGATTTCAAACTGCTCTAAATACCGCAGCACTTTATCCGTATCCATCTGAACTTTTACCTTTAGAAATTCTTCCTTCTCTCCCCGGTTCATGGCCAGCACCCGGTGGGGCGGCAGGGTTTTGATGGTCTCGGCATACTCGTAGTACATTTCGTAGACGGAATCCTCTTTCTTTGCCGCCTTGGACTCCATTATCCCTTCTTTAAAGGTCAGATCCCGGATTTTTTTACGATGTTTCGGATTGTCGGAAACCCACTCGGCGATGATGTCCGAGGCCCCGGTTAAGGCGTCCTCAAGGGTATGTACGTCCTTTTCCTCATCGATGTAGTTGGCTGCAAGATCCTCCAGGCTTCCCTTTTCGATTTCCTGCTCGTAAATGGTCTTCGCCAGGGGTTCCAGTCCCTTTTCCTTCGCCTTGGTGGCTCTGGTTCGACGCTTGGGCTTAAAGGGCCGGTAAATATCCTCCACCTCTTGCAGGCTTTTGGCCCCCTCAATGTTTTTGGCGATCTCCTCCGTGAGATTTCCCTGCTCTTCGATCAGACGTTTTACTTCGTCCTTTCTGGCGTAGAGATTTCGAAGATAGATTAAACGCTCCGATAAATCCCTGAGCACCTCATCGCTGAGGCCTCCCGTCATCTCCTTTCGGTAACGGGCAATAAAGGGGATGGTATTTCCCTCATCAATGAGATTCAGCGTGTTTTGCACCTGGCTCTCTTTCAAATTGAACTCTTTGGTCAGTACCTTTACAACATCCATTCCATTTCCTCCTTATAGATAAACATTTCCTAAAATTATTATAACATAAAAAAAGCACCGACAAGAATGGGGAATTTGCCCGTCTTGAAAGTGCCCTTGATGATTTCATATTATTGCAAGCTTTGTACCTTCGATCGCCGGATTAGAATAAAAGTCCATGGAAAGAAACTCTAGGCCTCATCATGCTGGGGTTTCTCCGTTACTTTTTCTGCGGCCCGGATCAGTTCCCGCAGTACATCGGATTTAAACTGCAGGCTGAACTCGTTTACTTTCGCATACAGACTTCCCTTTTCCGTTACCACATACATGGGCTTTAGGTTGTTCAGCGCGATCGCCTGCACATCCTCCTGACATTTTTCACAGTTTTGGATATGCTCCTGATCCTTGATGACTTCGGATAAATGCTCCTCGACCAGAATTTCCATATAGTTTTTTATCATAGGAACCCCCCGCATAATTTATTTTTCTCCATAGATACCCTTCTTCTCCGTCAGCTAAACCGTCTTTCTGATTTATAAAGGGATTCATGTAGAGATCTTCCAGGTCAATCCTCGGCGAGCAGGATTTATATTCAGCTAAAAATCCCTTCCTTTTAGCCTCTACTTAGCCTCTGCCCAGACCGTTGTTATCATTCATCACATGATCCGTTAGATTGCCTTTGCCGTAGGTCATCCCCGCCACGATTTGCCGCTTTTTCTTTAGGTTCGGGTCGGCTTCCTGTTTTTCAATGCCTTCCGTGTCCTGCTTTTCACCAAGTTCCACCCAGGCTTCATAAAGGGGCTTTAAGACTTTGATTCCCTCTTGCAGTTTCGCCGGAGCTTTTTCGGTTTTTCCCTGGGTGATCACTTTGTTCACGTATACATATAGACTGCGGATATCCAAAGCGATTTGAGAGTCTCCCTGGGTGGTGGCGTTCAGCTCTGCGATAATGTCTCTTGTTTTTTCCACCTTTTCCCCTAGTAATTCTTCATTGGATTTTTCAATGGCGTAAACCGCCGCTTCCAAGTTCATCATCGCCGCCTCATACAGCACCGCCACAAGCTGGGCTTCATTGGCATTTGCAATTTTATTCGATAAATATTCCCGCTCCATTATAAACCTCCTCGGTTTTTCTTCTTTCATTATAAATCTAAACATAATAAGTCTAAACATATAAGCCTAAACATATAAGTCTAAACGTCGCTTTAAGTCTAAACGTTGCTCGCAATTAAATACATGGATCCTTATAGGATTATGCACAAAGATCCTATGAAATTTCATCACAGCACCCCTGCAAAAGTTTCCAAAATAGGGACACAGAAGAATTTAGGGGGGATTCCTCTGCGTCTCTTAAGTGATTGGTATGTTGATTTTAGTGAACATAACTGATTTGGTATGATTTTAAGTGATTACAAAACTGCTTACAATAATGTCAAAACCATTACCCGCTGTTTGGCTTAAAGCTGATTATTTTATCTGGGAGCCATTAACCGCCTAATAGTTGTAGGACGGACTGTGGCATTTGGTTCGCTTGCGCAAGCATAGAGGTTCCTGCCTGGTTTAGGATGTTTAACTTCGTGTACTCGGACATCTCCAGGGCCATATCCGCGTCCTCAATTCGAGATAATGCTGCGGTTAGGTTTTCGGTGGTGTTGTCCAGGTTTGCTGCGGTGTATTCCAGGCGATTTTGGATGGCGCCCAGGCCTCCTCGGAGTTCGGCGACATTTTTAATTGCGTTATCATATACTGTGATCGCCGCTGTAGCCGTTTCCTCAGTTGAGACATTCAATGCATGTTCTTCCATACTAGAACTAAGACCATCGGTAACATTAGGAGTTTCTGTGAAAGTTGCACCCATTACACCGGGATTACCATGCAAGTCAACAGAACTGATGTTTAACTTTGTCGCCCGAATGTCTCCGACTTCTAGTCTAAAACCCTGTCCTTGGTTGGGTCCTACCTGTAGGTTAGTATTAAAGTTTTCTAACGTGCCTTCTAGATAAATTAAATGACCTTGGAAACCGGTATCTTTCGCTTGGATAGATAAGCGGTTGGAGAACTTAACATCGTTCATACCATCATCATAGGCTCCATCGATCCCTAAGTTTACCCCATCAACATTTAAGTTTGTGATCTCAGAAACTAAATCTGCAGGACTTTTAAGTTTCGATTCACTGTCATTATAAATATCAATCGCTCTATTTGTACCAGTATATGCTTCTTTTGAACTGTCGAAAAATTCAATGGTCTCTCTACCGATAGTTATTTTGGAACCTGCTTCCGGAAGCTTATTAAACATGAAAGACCCTTGAGCTTGACGAGTGCTGGATTCCGAAAGTCCTGCCCATCCGTCCTCTTCAACTGCATCTTCACCAAATATATTTTCCATTGTACCCTCTATTTCAATGGTACTTCTTCCTCCTATGGAAGTGGTTTTTATTTCAATATATGTGTCATTTCCATCTACATATAAACTAGCTTCTGCGGCATCTCCTACAGCTTTATTTATCGCATTTTCCAAAGCTTTAGCTTTCAATTCATATCTTTCATCATCATCATCTTCTTCTATAGCAGTTACTTCATTTAAGTAAACAATCTTCTCTTCATCATCTACAAAAATCGATAATCTGTCGGAACTGTCTATATCATCTAAACCATCCGACAGTTGTACCTCTGCAATTGCAGAACTTCCCGTACTCATTCTATGTACCGAAGTATTTGAGTTTTCCGCTTCATTTCCTCGCAACAAATTTCTCGTATTAAACTCTGTTCCGTTGGCGATTCGGTTAATCTCCGAGGTTAGTTGATTTACTTCATCCTGGATGGCTTTTCGGTCATCGTTTGTTGAGGATCCATTGGCTGACTGTACCGCAAGCTCTCGCATTCGCTGTAGCATGGAGTGCACTTCGTTCATGGCACCCTCGGCGGTTTGGATTAAGGAAATTCCGTCTAACGTGTTTTGTGAAGCTTTTCGTAATCCTCTTACTTGGGCTTTCATCTTCTCCGAGATCGCCATGCCTGCGGCGTCGTCGGCGGCTTTGTTGATTCGCTTTCCTGAGGATAGTCTCTCAAGAACCCCCCCTAGGTTTCGGTTGGTTTGGTTTAACTGTCTGTGGGCATTTAGTGCCGGGATATTGTGATTAATTCGCATAACATTTCCTCCTGTATTTTGAATTATGCTCCGTCATATTTTTCATCCGCATCCTTGCGTTTGATTATGGCCTTTTATTTGTCTAGTTAATCTATCGACCTTTTCTTCTACAGTCTTTAGAGTTTTTGGGGGATTTTTATTTCATTTGATCGCGATTGTTTCTCTATTTCTTCGCCGCCTTCACCTGGTTCTCATCCACACTTTCTACGAACACCAAAACCTGTGCCACAATCTCGTAAAGCTCCGGCGGGATGTCGGTACCCACTTCATATTCGATCAATTTCTTCACCAGCCTTTCGTCTTCGTAGATGGAGACCCCTTCCTCTTCCCCTCGCTTGATCATGTTTTCCGCCGCAACCCCTTTGCCCCTGGCGGTAACCCGGGGAACGTCGTGTTTTTGCACGTCGTATTTCAGCGCTACGGCCCGTTTTAGTTTTCTCTTCTTTTCCATGGTATCACCTTATACTTTCATGTCCAAAAGACCCCGTTTGTTCTTATCCAGATCCTTGATCTCATCGGCCAGGGACAGGGTGTGGATCCCCTCATCCACCTTGAAGGTAAGCTCCTTTAACTGATAACCCACTTCTCCCAGAAGTTTTTCCAGCTTTTCCCGGTAGCCCTCAATCACCTGCTGATTTTCGCCGTCTTCGATGCCGACTTTCATCACCACGTTTCTATGTTTCACCCCGAGGTACATGTTCACGTTTCCAAGGCTTTTCGTATCAAAGTTCAAGAGAATCGACATATCCTTGGGATCGATCTTTTTCGTCTTCTTCTCATCCTGCATCACATACATCTGCAAATTTTTCATCTCACCGCCGAACATCATGGGAAGCTGAAGTAGCGTGTCCTGGCGATTGACATTGGACTGGGTCTCGATGGCGGAAAGCACCCGCTCCCCGGATTCCCGCAGGGCGGAAAGCGTCCCCCGGTCCAGATTCTCCCGCTGGGATTCCATCTTTTCCATAAAGTTTGCAAAGGTCTGGTAGGGCTTTTGCTGTTGGAGGGTTCCGTTTTTTACGGCGGTGGCCATTTCTCCCAGTAGGGCTCTTCCTTCCTGGAGTAACTCCCGCATTTCCTTGGAGAAAATCCCCTGTTCTTCCCGAATCAGCATCTCCCGCTCCAGGGTATCCACAAAACCTTTCATCTCTGCGCCGATTTGGCCTTTGTTGTTTAGAAAAGACGTCATTTGATAGGCCTCTTTTAAGTTCATCGGCACCTGATTTTTCACCATTAGAGACAGTAGTCCCTCTTCCTTTGAAGCGTTCTTGCCGAGGCCTTCTTTTAAGGTATCCACCATATCTTGGATCCTTTGATAGGAAAGATCTTGCTTGTGCTCCTTTGCAAAGTCCTGCAGCGCTTTGTTCAGCTCTCCAAGTTCCATTTTTTCCGGTGTCAGCCCTTCCTTTTCCATCTGCTTCAAAAATTCGGGACTGATTTTATCTAATATATTGATGATACGGTTTTCCAAGGCCTTAATGCCGATGTCCTTCATCGGAGAATTGTTCGCGGTATTTATGTTTTGATTTCTCAGGTTATTTTTCGCCGCTAAGTTTAGATTCTCCGTGGGAATATCCATGGCCTTCAGTCCTTCCTGAAAGGCTTTTTCCGAGATTTTTCCCGTCAGTAAATCCTGACTGAGTTTCAGGGCCTCCACCGTCTCCGGCAGCTGATTTTCCCTATGAAAAGCCATGGTGTTCGGCTCAATGCTTTTTAAAGTGTCCATCATCATAAGCCGGTTAATTCCCCCGTCGAGGCCGGCTTTTGTTTCCGTTGGGGCGGCGCTTTGGTTTTCTACGGCGTCCCGGGCTTCTCCCAGTTCTAAGGCCATCAGTTTTTCCATATCGATGGCGCCTCCCCTGAGATTTTGAAGGCCCAGTTTGATGCTGTCAAAGTTTTGCTGATGCTCAAAGAGCTGGACTAAGTTTTCCCGGTTGATGGCCATGCCGTTTTTAAGGAGGGCTTTGCCAAGGGCCAGATTTTGCTGTAGGGTTTCCTCTGTTTTCGGCTGCGCACTTTCCGCTGCCTTTTCTGCTGTAAGCTCCGCTGCCATTTCTTCCATGTTTTTAAGGCTTACCGGGATGCTTCGCCGCATATGCAGAGCCATATTTTCCGACTTTTGCCCCTCCAGGGCTTCCATACGCTCCAGCAGCCTAGCCTGTTCGCTGAGCCGTTGGCCTCCCTGCTCTTTTTGCACCTCCGCATCCTGTACCTCCCGAAGCAGGCCGGATAGCTCCCGAAGATCCTTGCTTTCCAGATCTCCCTTGGCTTCAGATATCACGCTGGCCCGCTCGTAATTCAGATCCTTCGATACATGGGCGAGGCTGTCTTTTAACTCCCGGGCTTTTTCAAAGTTTTCCTTGGTCAGGGGGATTCCCCGGGCGATCATTTTTTTTGCCAGGGCTACTTCCTCCTTGCCGCTTTTAAGGCCTTCCCCTTCCAGCCGGGCGGCAATTTCTTTTTCCATTCCCTTTAAATCCTTCGCGCTAACCTCCTGGGGCTGAGTGCCGCCGTAGAGTTTGGAGACCATCTTTCCAATGGCCCCGCCGGTTTTGATCGCTCCCGATACCACCGCATTTTTCATCTTATAGAGATTTTTAATGCTGGGGTCGATCTTATTTTTTATGGAATCAATCAGATTCTCTTCCTTTAAATCCTTTAGGTTATCCAGCTTGGAAAAGGTTTCATGGATTTTGTTGATGTTTTCCTTACTCATCTCCCCGCCGGTTTTATGCACGGCTTTGATGATGTCGGTGATGTCCTTTCCCATTTTGCTTCCGTAGAGTTCCTTGGCCTTGGACTCCGCCTCCTCGGTGGACAGTTCTTTTTTAAAGGAAAAGAGTTTTTGCAGGAAGTTCGGTTTTTCTCCCTTGATTTTTTC of the Isachenkonia alkalipeptolytica genome contains:
- a CDS encoding Tex family protein; protein product: MDVVKVLTKEFNLKESQVQNTLNLIDEGNTIPFIARYRKEMTGGLSDEVLRDLSERLIYLRNLYARKDEVKRLIEEQGNLTEEIAKNIEGAKSLQEVEDIYRPFKPKRRTRATKAKEKGLEPLAKTIYEQEIEKGSLEDLAANYIDEEKDVHTLEDALTGASDIIAEWVSDNPKHRKKIRDLTFKEGIMESKAAKKEDSVYEMYYEYAETIKTLPPHRVLAMNRGEKEEFLKVKVQMDTDKVLRYLEQFEIKNSESVGYDLLKAAIEDSYKRLIEPSIEREIRSDLTETAEEKAIKVFGENLKALLLQPPISGKVVMGYDPAFRTGCKVAVVDDTGKLLEYQTLYPTAPQNKVDAAKKTMKEMIKKHNIEIIAIGNGTASRESEQIVADMISEMEEKVYYMIVNEAGASVYSASKIAQQEYPDIDVSIRGAISIARRIQDPLAELVKIDPKHIGVGQYQHDVNQKRLDEALKGVVEDAVNAVGVDLNTASASLLEYISGISKAVAKNIALYREENGRFTDRKQLKKVARLGPQAFVQSAGFLRIYNGKNPLDRTSVHPESYKAAEGLLDALDYDWKKGEMKAFTDIKERLKTKDKKSLAAELEIGLPTLEDIADELQKPGRDPREDIQKPILKTDVLKLEDLEEGMVLTGTVRNVIDFGAFVDIGLKNDGLVHISKLSNKYVKNPMDVVSVGDIVKVKVVDIDLKRGRVGLSMKDV
- a CDS encoding flagellar export chaperone FliS, translating into MEREYLSNKIANANEAQLVAVLYEAAMMNLEAAVYAIEKSNEELLGEKVEKTRDIIAELNATTQGDSQIALDIRSLYVYVNKVITQGKTEKAPAKLQEGIKVLKPLYEAWVELGEKQDTEGIEKQEADPNLKKKRQIVAGMTYGKGNLTDHVMNDNNGLGRG
- a CDS encoding DUF6240 domain-containing protein — its product is MNNTIQNSQSQRILNEGYVAGLKSKKYQGVLLEKSGKDVRVDLGENKMLTAQLKTEIDASVGDSVTIEKRDIVAAEIQQKSEYTPGDPKTSSPHEKLIEKMGLSPTKDHVEGMKTLEKFGMELTRENLLSYIGGKKQLQRVSSELDYEKALKLVEKNVDLEKDSLQKIGDELEKIKGEKPNFLQKLFSFKKELSTEEAESKAKELYGSKMGKDITDIIKAVHKTGGEMSKENINKIHETFSKLDNLKDLKEENLIDSIKNKIDPSIKNLYKMKNAVVSGAIKTGGAIGKMVSKLYGGTQPQEVSAKDLKGMEKEIAARLEGEGLKSGKEEVALAKKMIARGIPLTKENFEKARELKDSLAHVSKDLNYERASVISEAKGDLESKDLRELSGLLREVQDAEVQKEQGGQRLSEQARLLERMEALEGQKSENMALHMRRSIPVSLKNMEEMAAELTAEKAAESAQPKTEETLQQNLALGKALLKNGMAINRENLVQLFEHQQNFDSIKLGLQNLRGGAIDMEKLMALELGEARDAVENQSAAPTETKAGLDGGINRLMMMDTLKSIEPNTMAFHRENQLPETVEALKLSQDLLTGKISEKAFQEGLKAMDIPTENLNLAAKNNLRNQNINTANNSPMKDIGIKALENRIINILDKISPEFLKQMEKEGLTPEKMELGELNKALQDFAKEHKQDLSYQRIQDMVDTLKEGLGKNASKEEGLLSLMVKNQVPMNLKEAYQMTSFLNNKGQIGAEMKGFVDTLEREMLIREEQGIFSKEMRELLQEGRALLGEMATAVKNGTLQQQKPYQTFANFMEKMESQRENLDRGTLSALRESGERVLSAIETQSNVNRQDTLLQLPMMFGGEMKNLQMYVMQDEKKTKKIDPKDMSILLNFDTKSLGNVNMYLGVKHRNVVMKVGIEDGENQQVIEGYREKLEKLLGEVGYQLKELTFKVDEGIHTLSLADEIKDLDKNKRGLLDMKV
- a CDS encoding late competence development ComFB family protein, with the protein product MIKNYMEILVEEHLSEVIKDQEHIQNCEKCQEDVQAIALNNLKPMYVVTEKGSLYAKVNEFSLQFKSDVLRELIRAAEKVTEKPQHDEA
- a CDS encoding flagellin N-terminal helical domain-containing protein; the encoded protein is MRINHNIPALNAHRQLNQTNRNLGGVLERLSSGKRINKAADDAAGMAISEKMKAQVRGLRKASQNTLDGISLIQTAEGAMNEVHSMLQRMRELAVQSANGSSTNDDRKAIQDEVNQLTSEINRIANGTEFNTRNLLRGNEAENSNTSVHRMSTGSSAIAEVQLSDGLDDIDSSDRLSIFVDDEEKIVYLNEVTAIEEDDDDERYELKAKALENAINKAVGDAAEASLYVDGNDTYIEIKTTSIGGRSTIEIEGTMENIFGEDAVEEDGWAGLSESSTRQAQGSFMFNKLPEAGSKITIGRETIEFFDSSKEAYTGTNRAIDIYNDSESKLKSPADLVSEITNLNVDGVNLGIDGAYDDGMNDVKFSNRLSIQAKDTGFQGHLIYLEGTLENFNTNLQVGPNQGQGFRLEVGDIRATKLNISSVDLHGNPGVMGATFTETPNVTDGLSSSMEEHALNVSTEETATAAITVYDNAIKNVAELRGGLGAIQNRLEYTAANLDNTTENLTAALSRIEDADMALEMSEYTKLNILNQAGTSMLAQANQMPQSVLQLLGG
- a CDS encoding EscU/YscU/HrcU family type III secretion system export apparatus switch protein, with the translated sequence MEKKRKLKRAVALKYDVQKHDVPRVTARGKGVAAENMIKRGEEEGVSIYEDERLVKKLIEYEVGTDIPPELYEIVAQVLVFVESVDENQVKAAKK